AAAGATATTAAAAATTTTACGCTGGAAGAGCTTAAAAAGGAAATAGAAAATATCGGCGAGCCCGCATACAGGGCAAGGCAATTGTTTTCATGGCTATATAAGAAAGGCTGCGGCGATTTTGCCCGCATGAGCAATATGCCTGAAGCGTTAAGGCAAAAATTGACGGGTAACTATTATATAGGTGATCTTATTTTGGCTGAGCGCCTTCGTTCGGTCGACGGAACCGAGAAATTTCTATTCGAGCTTTACGACAACAATTTCATAGAGAGCGTCCTCATATATTCGAAAGAACGAAAGACAGCATGCCTTTCAACGCAAGTGGGCTGCAAATACGGATGCACTTTTTGCGCGAGCGCTCTTAAAGGCTTTATGCGGAATCTCGAAGTATCAGAAATGGTAAATCAGGCGTTATTTTTGAAACACGAGCTTAAGAGTAATCTGAATAATATCGTCTTTATGGGGATGGGCGAGCCGCTGGATAATTATGAAAATGTAACAAAGGCGATTGAGATAATGACTTCCCCCGAAGGCATGAATGTAGCTGCCGGCCGGATTACTATTTCTACCTGCGGGATCGTTCCGGGAATAAAGGCGTTAATAACGTTTAAGATAGGTGTAAATTTATCCGTTTCGCTGCACGGCGCGGACGACAAATTAAGAAATACTCTTATGCCCATAAATAAGTTGTACCCTCTCAAAGCGCTTTTAAAGGTATGTTCCGAGTTTGTAAGGGCAAAAAAGGGAATGCTCACTTTTGAGTATGTGCTTATAAAGGGCAAAAACGATTCTTTGGAAGACGCCGATAAACTTGCTGCCATTGTGCGAAAGCTCGGCGCGAAGGTCAACCTGCTTATTTATAGCCCGATTGCACGGCGCGGCCTTGCGTCACCTTGCGAATTAGAAGCCGAAGTATTTATGAAACGCCTTTTGGGAAAAAAGGTAAAAGCGACATTGAGACGTTCAAAGGGTAAAGACATCGCCGCAGCCTGCGGACAGTTGGCGGGCCGTGTATCATATAAATAGAAATAAGATTTGAAAGTTACCATTAATTGTGCGATAATACTGGCACCAATCCAAGGAGGTAAAGATGCTGCTTAGAATTCTGCTTAGTGTTTTTATATTAATGAATCTTGCCGGATGCGCGACTACCAAAAAAGAGAGCGCGAAGACACAAGTTCAGCAGCTGCAGGGCCAGATAGGCGATTTAGAGATGCAGCTTAAGCAAAGAGACGAAGAGATCCAGGGGCTTGAGAAAGAATTGGATAAAGCAGAACGCGTCAAAAGTACATCGGCCAAGACTGCTCCGGGGGACGTAAGTAAAGTATCCTCGAAGCAGATACAAACAGCCCTTAAAAACGCGGGTTTTTACGATGGGTCCATCGACGGCAAAGTAGGAAAAAATACAAAAAAGGCAATATGCGCTTTTCAAGAGGCGAATGGTTTGACTGCCGACGGTGTAGTGGGAAATAAGACCTGGTCTAAGTTAAAAGCGTATTTACAGTAATATCGCTCTCCTATCCGTCTGCGCTGAATTGCTCCTCCTTCGCCAAATTGCTTTCGCGTTTGGCTGCGGAGGACAAGTTTCGCGTTCAGCTTCGACGGATGTCACCATAGTACAAAAGTTCAGGGTTCCATGCGTTTCAGA
The window above is part of the Candidatus Omnitrophota bacterium genome. Proteins encoded here:
- the rlmN gene encoding 23S rRNA (adenine(2503)-C(2))-methyltransferase RlmN — translated: KDIKNFTLEELKKEIENIGEPAYRARQLFSWLYKKGCGDFARMSNMPEALRQKLTGNYYIGDLILAERLRSVDGTEKFLFELYDNNFIESVLIYSKERKTACLSTQVGCKYGCTFCASALKGFMRNLEVSEMVNQALFLKHELKSNLNNIVFMGMGEPLDNYENVTKAIEIMTSPEGMNVAAGRITISTCGIVPGIKALITFKIGVNLSVSLHGADDKLRNTLMPINKLYPLKALLKVCSEFVRAKKGMLTFEYVLIKGKNDSLEDADKLAAIVRKLGAKVNLLIYSPIARRGLASPCELEAEVFMKRLLGKKVKATLRRSKGKDIAAACGQLAGRVSYK
- a CDS encoding peptidoglycan-binding protein — its product is MQLKQRDEEIQGLEKELDKAERVKSTSAKTAPGDVSKVSSKQIQTALKNAGFYDGSIDGKVGKNTKKAICAFQEANGLTADGVVGNKTWSKLKAYLQ